The DNA segment CTTCGGGGCATGCCCCGGTCCTGGCGCTGATTATACTGCAAAGGTAAATACCGGATGGATGGTATTTCTCAGTAACTTTACTTGAAGTGAAAATGGTTTCCAGCAGTTGCTCCTTATTACGAATAAGAGCCAGCTCCCGGGCTTCCTCAAGTGTTATGTTCTCATTATTATCAATGAGCTTTTCTCTTACCCTGTGTAATATATCGGTATTCATTTTATTTGCTCCGGTTCGATGAATGCTGAATTACTGCTCCGGAAAACTCGGATGCGTACACGGCTGAGGATCCCCAAAGCGGGAGTGGGAGTGAGCCCGATAGAGCTCAGCAGTAGAACAACGAGTGTTTTGTATGCTGTGTGGTATTCGCATCTTGCCGGTTTTTCATAGAGTAGTGAAGACCAGTGTGGCGGTCTATGAACTCGTTCTCTATCATAATTTTAACACCCCTGTTTTTAAAGTAAAAGCAGCTGTTTCTTTTTGATTATGGTCATAATTTTCTCAGAAGAACGCTTCCTATAGAATAGCCTGCGCCGAATGCGCAGATAAGGCCCATATCTCCCTTTTTAAGGTCCTTATTGTGCTTGTTAAAGGCTATTATCGCTCCGGCAGAACTCGTGTTGGCATATTCATCCAGAATTATCGGTACTTCTTCGGGTGTAGCTTCTCTTCCGAAAATCCTTTTGCCGATCAGCCCGTTTATATGTCTGTTGGCCTGATGCAGCCACAGGCGCCTGAGAGCCGCAATCTTCACTCCCGATTCATCCAGGTGCTCCCGGATAAAATCCGACGCCAGGGGGACGATGTCCCTAAAAAGCCTCTTGCCTTCCTGTCTGAAAAAGGCATCCGATGAAATATTATCCATGGATGCCTGATTGAGAAAACCGAAACGGTTGCTCACGGTCTCGGAGAACGTAGTGCGAAGCCTGGTGCTCAAAATTTCGAATGCGTGTCCGGAATTTGAGGTTTCTTTTCTCTCAATCACCACAGCCGCCCCCGCGTCTCCGAACAGAAAATGACTTTCCCTGTCTCTGAAATCAACTCTCGCCGTACATATCTCGGGGCTTATAACGACAGCGGAGTTCGCACTTCCCTGACGAACCGCGTCTGCTGCCGTCTGTATGCCGAAGGGCATGGATGAGCACGCGGCCTGCAGATCAAGAGCAAAACCGGCTGCCCCTAAAAATTTCTGTATTTCTATTGATACGGGAGGATAGAGTCTCTGTACGGCGGTGCATGCGGTTATTACCGCATCTACATCTTCCGGGCGCCTGGATGCCCGGTTTAAGGCTTCTCTTCCGGCGTGCTCTCCCATCATCGCCTGAATCGATTTGCCTTCGTCCGAATATTCCCGGATTTTGGGACGCATGATCCCGGGATCTAGAATTCCTTCTTTATTTACGACATAACGGCTTCTTATTCCCGATACATCGTATATAAAATCGGGGCCGGATTCTCTCAGCGGTTCTATCTCACCTGCGCTAATTTCCTTTTCGCGGAACTGGTTAAATTGTCTTACGTAACTATTAAAAGAGGCTGCCAGCTCCTCGTTGGAAATTGATTCAGGAGGCGTATATACGCCTGAGCCGCTTATTACAATCTCACTCAATATTTACTCCGCAACTAATCCGCATATTCATTCTCATGGAGGGGTAATTTTCCTTCCTTTGGATGATATTCACGACTTGAGAGGGGAGGGGGCCTATCTTCTAGAGAACACCCCGTTGTCTTAAATCTGATAACACGACAATAATATAAAGTATTATAGCGGCGCCCATTAGTGCTCCGCCCACAGATACGGAAAGTAAGAGCGTGATCGGATTAAAATTAATGACGGAAAGAACTATAAGCAAGAGCGCCGATATATTGAGTACGCTCGCTATAATTACTACCTTCCTGATCCATCCGTGAGTAATATTCATTACTCCCTCCATGCCTCCTCGGGGTGTGTTCTAATATGGCAGTCGACCCCGAGACAGGACATTTTATTAGACAGTATTTCGGGCGTGTTCTCTTCGTGCTCTTCTGTTTCCTGGAATGAAATTACAGGCGCGTGGCACCTGAGGCAAATCCGGTTGTTATAGGTATCGTAGAGTTCTATTGGAGTTTCATATCCAGAATAGTAAGCCCAAACGTGTTTAATCCCTGTCATTTTTGCCTTCGCATCGCCGAAAAGGCCGTAATCCGAATGACAGGCAAAACATTGATTCTCCGCGATCCAGCGGTACTGATAATGCATTGATGCCAGATGCTCGCTGTCGGGATCCTGGAGGTCACTCACATAACCGTTCATTATGTGGCAGGAGTCACAAAACTCAACTTTTTTTGAGTCCTCAACCGCTACACTAAAATTGAGCAGGTAAATGATTGGGGAAAGAGCAAAAAATATAAATAGTAAAAGCCACTTGCCGAAAGGCTGTGTAACCTTTTTAGGGTCCTGTACTATGATTCTTATAATTAAAAATATGCATATCAAACTCAGTACTAGCACAATCCATGCCGCAAGAGACAAACCGTCGCCCGACAGACTCACACTCTGCTGAAAGGGATTCATCAATTCAATTCCTCTTAGACTATCATTCCTCTATAATGCAGGACTCAAAGCCCTCCTCCTGCATGTCGCCGTATTTAAGGGTTGTGAGATATGTAACGAGAACCTCGAACTGTGCGTCAGGGCCCTTGAATCTTTTTCTGTACTTTTTCTTCGCCTCTTTTTTACATTTCTTGTCGTCCTTGAAGTAGTCTCTCGGATCCTTCAGGAATGTGGCGATCCATTTTTGGTCTCTCATATTGCCTATGTCCGACAGGTCGCCGCCCTTGGATTCTTCCTTTTCATCCTCGTCTTCTTTTAATTCGACACCCTTGGATTTGGCAAAAGCCTCTTTTGCCGCTTCGATCTCAGCCGACTGGGCTTTAACTGTATGACATGTGTAACATCTGCCCTCGACAAAGACCGCGGGTCCCTCAACCGATGCGTCCTGGGCGTAGGCTCCGGCTGACAATGCGGCTAACAAAACTAATACGTATACATATCTGTAAATTTGTACCATGGTATGTAACTCCCCCTGAATTTTACGTTTTCGTGGCATGTAATACATGCCTTGCCGAATGGTTCTCTCAAAAGCACTTCTTTTTTTGCTTCTATCTCAACATCGGTTTTTAATTCCTCTTTAAGGCTCGGCGATACGATGAGGCGTATGAATTTCATTTCCCTTTCGGTCAATTCCGCGTCGTAAACCGTCCTTCCTTTTATGACTCCTTCGGGATGCGGGTCATGGCAGGTGAAGCAGGCTATCCCGTCGTTCTCATCTCCGGGAAGGGGTTTGGCTTCCTCTCCCAGGTGTAACTCTGAGCCTGGATGCGTAGTCTCGTCATGACAACCGAGGCAGTTCTCAGAAGGCGCGTCTACAAGAAAGTAAGTAGGGCTTGTCATTCCCTCCTTCGGAACCTCCGTATGACAGTCAAGACAGACAAACTCGTCGTCCACCATCTCGGCGTGAGGGTTTTCCTCTTCTTCCTCTTCTTCCTGTGCGAGTAGAAAGACGGGGAAAACCAGAATCATAAATAATATTAGTCCATACTTAATAATCATATCCGCCCTGTGTGTGGCAAGTGTTGCAAAAAGTAACCTGATGGCAGTTCCCGCACTGCCTCGGGTTTGCCCTTGCCTCTATGCCGTGTATAAATCTGAAATTCCTGTCGTGAGCTACTATCGTAAAGTCCCTCCTCTTGTGGCAGTCCTCGCAGTACCTGGGACTGTGACAGTTCTCGCAGGACTCTTGATCCGCCTTGGAGAAGACCGCATGCTTCGATGTCCAGTTGAAGTTATGATTCTTGGGTTGAATCTCGGCCATGTTGAAATGACACGTACTGCAGTCCCCGGGGGCGATATTTCCCGCCTGAGGGTTATAATGGCAGAAATGGCAAGTCTCTTTTCCGGGGTAAAAAGATTCTTTTGACGCTTTTATCATCTCTTCCGCGCTTTTTTCTTCCGCAGGGTCGATTTCCAAATTCACCGTATGACACACGAAACAGTCAAATCCCTCTTTTTCCATGACGCTCTTATGGACTTCGTGAGAGTAGTTCATCTTTACGTCTAGAGGCACTTTAGGCTTCGCTCCGGAGGCGTTTTCTTCCCCGCTCTGCGTGCCGCATCCGATTATGGCGAGCGCAAGCGCCGCGAACGCTATGTTAAGTATCCGTTTCATCACAGGTTCTTCGAAAAATAATAGCTCAGTCCCATATCGACCCTCACGTCCTTTTCGAAATCCGGGTTTGTATTGAATTCAATCGCCGTTCTCATTACAAGATTCCTGAAGAGGACGTATTCGCTCCCCACGATATAACTGAAGGCGTTTCCGTCCTGATTCGTTATTTTTTCATAGTATGCGTAGGCAAAAGCAAACTCCAGCTGCCAGTTGCTCGTCAGTTGTTCGTAGACGCTCGTATTCATCCCTACCGCACGGTCGTTGTCCCCGGCCCCTTCGATGTAATAGAACCCCTGAAACGCTCTCAAGCCGATCTGCCGCCAGAAATCGAAGTTCAACCCCAATTTTACAATGTTTCCGTTTGTAGAATCGTTTCCTATGACATCGTAATGCGAAAAAGCGTAGCTTCCGTTAATTTCAAGGTATGCGGTCGGCACGAACGTGACCCCGACCTTGGCCTGCTGCATTCTGCCGTCGGAAAAGAGATCGAAAATAGGGTCGAGAAGAAACTCGTCCCTGTCTTCGTCAAGGTTGTAGGTGTCGTACTCGAGGTTGACATAAAGCGACCTCAGGACAGTTATACTCACGCCCGCCGTGAGAAGCCCGAGGTTCCCTTCCTTTATATCTATTTCCGCGAGACCGTATATGTCCGCATAGTCTGTAAACGGGACGACCCGGTTGAAGGTTACGTTAATAAATTGCCTGGTCGAGAAATCATCGGGATCATATAACTCGTATCCCACCGATATCAGCGATCCTAAAATGGCGTCGGTTTTGAGTTTTATACCGTAAATGCCGAAACTGTCCGCAGGCTCCTCGGGATCCGGCTGAAGGCTCCTCTTCTGGTAACCACCGTATGCTACAAGCTCAATGCCGTCAATGGGCTTGATTCTCGCAAGTGCCCCGTCCATAAGAACGAAGTTTACGCTTTCCGTATTTATTTGCCTTCCTATGCGAAGCTCATAGGTTTTGGCGTCGTTCCCGAACTGCAGAAACGCGTTGTAAACGTCGAGCGACTCCTGGTCGCCGTTAAACACCTCTCTTCCCCTCAGAAAGGTATTGAAAGTGAAATTGTTCCTCGGATTTACAACACTGAGATCAAGATACTGATAAAAAGGGTAAACGAATTTTTTGTTTCTGAAAGCGTTCAACAAGGGGCTTGGGGCCTGAAAGAGCGCGGTTGCGTTTCCATATAGGCCTGTGCTCTGCGGTTCTATTATCTCTTCCTGGCCCAATGCCGCGTTGCGGGCTGAAGCTATTAACAATAGTATGACCGCGGCATTGAATAATTTTTTCGCCATTTTATCGGGTTTACTCCATTAGCTCCGGCACCCCGTTATCTCCATGACATATTGGACAGCTTGCCGGTCCTTCCATGAGCACAAATTCCTGTATTTCATCAAGAGGCACCGTCCCTGTCCCGGAACGGTCAACCTGATGTATTACTTCGAGGGGATGACAGACAAAGCAGTCCTCTCTTCCAAATCCTGACGGATGGTCTTTTTCCGTCAGGATCAAACCTTCGGTAGAATTAAATATGTTGCCGAAATCCTGTCCTTCGTTATCCTCTCCCACACACGAAACCGACAGTAATAGAAATATGAGTAACAGGGCTTTTCTCATCTGAGCTTCTGACCTTTCTTCTATTCTCGTTCCGGGCGGTTTATGCGCTCACTCGGAGGCAGCGGAGGTAAGTGGACTTCCGCGGCTCCAAGCGGCTCACCCGCTGCGTGGCAATTAACGCACGCGCTTTCAGGCTGAGGACCGGCGAGGTGGTTTTCACCCGTCAGTGCGTTTCCTGCGGCGTTAACGCCTACATCGTCGTGACACGATACGCACGCATCGATCACAGGCTGAGTAGAGAACGTGGCAAGTACCACATTTTCGTCCCCCTCTTTTTCAAACTCCCTGAAAAATGACGCCCGGACACCGTCTCCCAAAACTCCCATTCCCGGATTTAGGATGTTGGTGTTGGGAAGGTGGCATGCAGCGCAGTCGCTCCTGTTTCCCGGG comes from the Deltaproteobacteria bacterium genome and includes:
- a CDS encoding c-type cytochrome is translated as MVQIYRYVYVLVLLAALSAGAYAQDASVEGPAVFVEGRCYTCHTVKAQSAEIEAAKEAFAKSKGVELKEDEDEKEESKGGDLSDIGNMRDQKWIATFLKDPRDYFKDDKKCKKEAKKKYRKRFKGPDAQFEVLVTYLTTLKYGDMQEEGFESCIIEE
- a CDS encoding NapC/NirT family cytochrome c — its product is MNPFQQSVSLSGDGLSLAAWIVLVLSLICIFLIIRIIVQDPKKVTQPFGKWLLLFIFFALSPIIYLLNFSVAVEDSKKVEFCDSCHIMNGYVSDLQDPDSEHLASMHYQYRWIAENQCFACHSDYGLFGDAKAKMTGIKHVWAYYSGYETPIELYDTYNNRICLRCHAPVISFQETEEHEENTPEILSNKMSCLGVDCHIRTHPEEAWRE
- a CDS encoding beta-ketoacyl-ACP synthase III — encoded protein: MSEIVISGSGVYTPPESISNEELAASFNSYVRQFNQFREKEISAGEIEPLRESGPDFIYDVSGIRSRYVVNKEGILDPGIMRPKIREYSDEGKSIQAMMGEHAGREALNRASRRPEDVDAVITACTAVQRLYPPVSIEIQKFLGAAGFALDLQAACSSMPFGIQTAADAVRQGSANSAVVISPEICTARVDFRDRESHFLFGDAGAAVVIERKETSNSGHAFEILSTRLRTTFSETVSNRFGFLNQASMDNISSDAFFRQEGKRLFRDIVPLASDFIREHLDESGVKIAALRRLWLHQANRHINGLIGKRIFGREATPEEVPIILDEYANTSSAGAIIAFNKHNKDLKKGDMGLICAFGAGYSIGSVLLRKL